In one window of Pseudoalteromonas espejiana DSM 9414 DNA:
- the flgN gene encoding flagellar protein FlgN, whose product MADHNGLISVKLNEQVNCLGSLQALLNEELTVIASRRGEGLKELAQQKMSFLTKLTKLDKELNKLFVANDENSAEVNELVAQVKTELAQCQKQNKVNSHAARQAHLSVKQLKEILIGAPTSMTYDQGGSVVNTDNKLVRNLKA is encoded by the coding sequence ATGGCTGATCATAACGGTTTAATTAGCGTAAAATTGAATGAGCAAGTGAATTGCTTAGGCTCATTACAGGCGCTATTAAACGAAGAGCTTACCGTTATCGCCTCTCGCAGAGGTGAAGGTTTAAAAGAACTTGCCCAACAAAAAATGTCTTTTTTAACCAAGTTAACTAAGCTCGATAAAGAGTTGAATAAACTTTTTGTTGCTAATGATGAGAACTCTGCTGAAGTGAATGAGCTTGTTGCCCAAGTTAAAACAGAGTTAGCGCAGTGCCAAAAACAAAATAAAGTAAACTCTCATGCAGCTCGCCAAGCTCATTTAAGTGTTAAACAACTTAAAGAGATTTTAATTGGTGCACCAACTAGCATGACATACGACCAAGGTGGCAGCGTGGTAAATACAGATAACAAGTTAGTACGCAACTTGAAAGCCTAG
- a CDS encoding flagellar basal body rod protein FlgF, which translates to MDKMVYIAASGAKQSLQGLALKANNLANANTTGFKADFAQARSMQAFGEGLPTRVFSMQERPGSNMTSGGIIETGRDLDIAMSDNAWLAVQDDSGNEAYTKVGTLNITAQGMLVTSHGRQVIGEGGPVILPVPIEKIGFSEDGAIQVRPQGAPANFLEEVDTLRVVEGNSRQLEKGNDGLFRPVPGQTVDTSANVKVLSGALEMSNVNPVHEMVDMINHQRQFELQVKLMKTAEEIDERQDQLMRIV; encoded by the coding sequence ATGGACAAAATGGTCTACATTGCGGCCTCTGGCGCTAAGCAAAGCCTGCAGGGGCTAGCCCTTAAAGCCAATAATTTGGCAAACGCAAACACCACTGGTTTTAAAGCCGACTTTGCACAAGCGCGTTCAATGCAAGCGTTTGGCGAAGGGTTGCCAACGCGTGTGTTTTCAATGCAAGAGCGCCCAGGTTCAAATATGACATCTGGCGGCATTATCGAAACTGGTCGTGATTTAGATATTGCAATGAGCGATAACGCATGGCTTGCCGTTCAGGATGACTCAGGTAACGAAGCATATACAAAAGTAGGCACGCTCAACATTACTGCGCAAGGTATGTTGGTAACAAGTCATGGTCGTCAAGTAATTGGCGAAGGTGGACCTGTTATTTTACCAGTCCCTATTGAAAAAATAGGCTTTAGTGAAGATGGCGCCATACAAGTTCGCCCGCAAGGCGCACCAGCAAATTTTTTAGAGGAAGTAGACACGCTGCGCGTTGTTGAAGGTAATAGCAGGCAGCTCGAAAAAGGCAACGATGGTCTATTTAGGCCTGTACCAGGGCAAACCGTCGATACCTCAGCAAATGTAAAAGTTTTAAGTGGTGCACTGGAGATGTCTAACGTTAATCCAGTTCACGAAATGGTCGATATGATCAACCACCAACGTCAATTTGAGTTACAAGTAAAACTAATGAAAACAGCTGAAGAGATTGACGAACGTCAAGATCAGTTGATGCGCATAGTTTAA
- the flgE gene encoding flagellar hook protein FlgE yields MSFNIALTGLAAAQKDLDVTANNIANVNTTGFKESRAEFADVYAASVFSAGKTKNGDGVQTTMVAQQFHQGSLQFTNNSLDLAITGEGYFAMTDDISSQDLTYTRAGAFKLNQDNFMVDAKGNYLQAFPVDESTGDTTSVSLSTTNPIQIPDSSGSPRATENVFLSFNLDATADATGLAFDPTSSGTYNSSTSTTVYDSLGEPHILQYFFVKKEDAAAGGTDNSWEVYATLDGKVVDGTSGAEQTTTPYNPITTLGFDSSGLPATTGVDVNTTSTFNEVSLPAGAGTGLSSMLDNGATFPSPGIELNWRDENNTAGRIPTQYSSGFEVKALDQDGSTVGRLAGIDIGTDGKIVASYSNGDSTYLGQVAMVRFPNSQGLSQVGDTSWKQSIDSGEPVAGEAGSGTFGSINSSALEQSNTNLTNELVDLITAQRNYQANSRALEVNSTIQQSILQIR; encoded by the coding sequence ATGAGCTTTAATATTGCACTTACAGGCCTAGCAGCCGCACAAAAAGATTTAGACGTAACGGCAAATAACATTGCCAACGTTAATACCACAGGCTTTAAAGAATCACGTGCTGAGTTTGCAGACGTATATGCAGCATCTGTTTTTAGCGCAGGCAAAACTAAAAACGGTGATGGTGTGCAAACAACCATGGTTGCGCAGCAATTTCACCAAGGGTCACTGCAATTTACTAACAACTCGTTAGATTTAGCGATTACCGGTGAAGGTTATTTTGCAATGACCGACGATATTTCGTCACAAGATTTAACTTACACACGTGCAGGTGCATTTAAGCTTAACCAAGATAACTTTATGGTTGACGCTAAAGGCAATTATTTACAAGCTTTTCCAGTCGACGAGTCTACAGGTGATACCACATCGGTTAGTTTAAGTACTACAAACCCGATTCAAATTCCGGACTCATCAGGTTCACCTCGCGCTACAGAGAACGTATTTTTATCGTTTAACTTAGATGCGACAGCTGATGCTACGGGCCTTGCTTTTGATCCTACATCTAGCGGTACGTATAACTCATCTACGTCAACAACGGTATATGACTCACTAGGTGAGCCACACATTCTTCAGTACTTTTTTGTTAAAAAAGAAGATGCAGCTGCAGGTGGTACAGACAACAGCTGGGAAGTATACGCTACGCTTGATGGTAAAGTGGTAGACGGTACATCTGGTGCAGAGCAAACAACTACACCATATAACCCTATTACCACACTTGGATTTGACTCAAGCGGTTTACCAGCAACGACAGGCGTCGATGTGAATACTACATCAACATTTAATGAAGTTAGTTTACCGGCAGGTGCAGGTACTGGTTTATCGTCAATGCTTGATAACGGAGCTACATTCCCAAGTCCAGGGATTGAACTAAACTGGCGTGATGAAAACAACACGGCAGGAAGAATACCAACACAGTATTCTAGTGGTTTTGAAGTAAAAGCACTTGATCAAGATGGTTCAACAGTGGGTCGTTTAGCGGGTATTGATATTGGTACAGACGGGAAAATTGTTGCCTCGTACAGCAACGGTGACTCAACGTACTTAGGCCAAGTTGCTATGGTGCGTTTTCCAAACTCTCAAGGCCTTTCACAAGTAGGCGATACCAGCTGGAAACAAAGCATTGACTCTGGTGAGCCAGTAGCAGGTGAAGCCGGTTCAGGTACTTTTGGTAGTATTAATTCATCTGCGCTTGAGCAATCAAATACTAATCTAACAAACGAGTTAGTTGATTTAATCACTGCCCAACGTAATTACCAAGCTAACTCACGAGCGCTTGAAGTTAACTCAACAATCCAGCAAAGTATATTGCAGATTCGATAA
- the flgA gene encoding flagellar basal body P-ring formation chaperone FlgA, producing the protein MSLLKKVRRYSVFYFLASLCLATPLHAKVFSKDLLQEIAISHIEELVTVPLEKNVEITALPLDSRIPDRVCKNEPELIVPNEPPFTRQVTVQIKCNDSQSWTQYVHVRIVKMAPVVVANANLARGEVITKSHLSVKMKPSQFVRVQYLDDPLMLIGSRSKRNIRSGMPVLLNQICMVCKGDAVNIYASIKGLRIKTTGIALEDGTLGEQVQIKNKKSGKILNARVDGVESVQVNI; encoded by the coding sequence ATGAGTTTGTTAAAAAAAGTCAGAAGATACAGTGTTTTTTATTTTCTTGCCAGCCTCTGCTTAGCAACACCTTTGCATGCAAAAGTGTTTAGCAAAGATTTATTGCAGGAAATTGCTATTTCTCATATTGAAGAACTCGTAACTGTACCATTAGAAAAAAATGTCGAAATAACAGCACTTCCTCTAGACAGTCGAATTCCAGATAGAGTATGTAAAAACGAGCCTGAGTTAATAGTACCTAACGAACCTCCATTTACGCGCCAAGTGACTGTGCAAATAAAATGTAATGATTCACAAAGTTGGACGCAGTACGTTCATGTCAGGATAGTCAAAATGGCACCTGTTGTTGTAGCTAATGCAAACTTAGCGCGCGGTGAAGTTATTACTAAGTCTCATTTGAGCGTGAAAATGAAGCCTTCGCAATTTGTAAGAGTGCAATATTTAGATGACCCTTTGATGCTAATTGGTAGTCGCAGTAAACGAAATATACGCAGCGGTATGCCCGTTTTGCTCAATCAAATTTGCATGGTTTGTAAGGGTGATGCTGTAAATATTTATGCTAGTATTAAAGGACTTAGGATTAAAACCACAGGTATTGCGCTTGAAGATGGCACTTTAGGTGAGCAAGTACAAATTAAGAATAAAAAATCAGGGAAAATTTTGAATGCACGGGTAGATGGTGTAGAGTCTGTGCAAGTAAATATTTAA
- the flgM gene encoding flagellar biosynthesis anti-sigma factor FlgM, with translation MVNQVNGSNQQANALSNAKQQHVDIKKDTAANTQAAQTPSPKAASDSVSLTPQAQQLKTLQDKAQQSSGFDSEKVAELKKAITEGKYQIDAEKLTKNLADFEFNVYG, from the coding sequence ATGGTTAATCAAGTTAATGGTAGTAATCAGCAAGCTAATGCGCTTTCAAACGCAAAACAGCAACACGTTGATATAAAAAAAGATACCGCTGCAAATACGCAAGCAGCTCAAACACCTTCGCCAAAAGCGGCGAGCGATTCTGTAAGCTTAACGCCTCAAGCACAGCAATTAAAAACACTGCAAGATAAAGCCCAACAATCGTCTGGCTTTGACAGCGAAAAAGTTGCTGAGCTTAAAAAAGCGATTACTGAAGGCAAATACCAAATTGACGCAGAAAAGCTGACTAAAAACCTAGCTGATTTTGAGTTTAACGTTTATGGCTGA
- a CDS encoding chemotaxis protein CheV, translated as MAGILDSVNQRTQLVGQNRLELLLFKLRGRQRFGINVFKVREVLQCPPLTSMPKSNTYIRGVAHIRGQTISVIDLSMAVGGRPIENVKDSFIIIAEYNRSVQGFLVGGVERIVNMNWEKIMPPPSGAGRYSYLTAVTEIENELVEILDVEKILNEICPVNTEVSADLAADTEIQKDLGERIVFIADDSAVARNQVKRALEPLGVQTELAKNGKEALIRLKEIAELDCQNDITERVGLLISDVEMPEMDGYTLTAEIKADPKLAPLHVILHTSLSGVFNQAMIEKVGADDFIAKFNPDELATAVKKWVHCD; from the coding sequence ATGGCAGGCATTTTAGACTCAGTAAACCAACGCACCCAGTTGGTTGGGCAGAACCGCCTAGAATTACTTTTATTTAAGCTCAGAGGGCGTCAGCGTTTTGGTATAAACGTATTTAAAGTAAGAGAGGTGTTGCAATGTCCGCCACTTACTAGCATGCCCAAATCTAATACGTACATACGTGGTGTTGCCCATATTCGTGGTCAAACTATCTCTGTTATTGATTTATCAATGGCTGTAGGTGGCCGCCCCATCGAAAACGTAAAAGACAGCTTCATTATTATTGCTGAATATAACCGTTCAGTGCAGGGTTTTTTAGTTGGCGGTGTTGAGCGAATTGTTAACATGAACTGGGAAAAAATAATGCCGCCACCGTCAGGTGCAGGGCGTTACTCATATTTAACAGCCGTAACCGAAATAGAAAACGAACTTGTTGAAATTCTCGATGTTGAAAAAATATTGAATGAAATTTGCCCAGTAAATACTGAGGTAAGCGCAGATTTAGCCGCCGATACTGAAATACAAAAAGATTTAGGTGAGCGCATCGTATTTATTGCCGATGACTCTGCCGTTGCTCGTAACCAAGTAAAACGTGCTCTTGAACCACTTGGTGTACAAACAGAACTGGCTAAAAACGGTAAAGAAGCCCTAATAAGATTAAAAGAAATTGCAGAGCTTGATTGTCAAAACGATATTACCGAACGTGTTGGCTTACTTATTTCTGATGTTGAAATGCCTGAGATGGACGGCTATACATTAACAGCAGAGATAAAAGCGGATCCTAAATTAGCGCCACTACATGTTATTTTGCATACATCACTCAGTGGTGTTTTTAACCAAGCAATGATAGAAAAAGTAGGCGCAGACGACTTTATAGCAAAATTTAACCCAGATGAGCTCGCAACTGCAGTAAAAAAATGGGTTCATTGTGATTAA
- the flgC gene encoding flagellar basal body rod protein FlgC, which yields MSLYNVFDISGSGMSAQNVRLNTTASNISNANTISSSQDKTYRARQPVFAAELTKASASASNPQGSAVGVKVLGIVESNKPLQIEYNPNHPSADENGYIYKPNVNVVEEMANMISASRSYQTNVQVADAAKQMLSKTLLLGQR from the coding sequence ATGAGTTTATATAACGTTTTCGATATTTCAGGCAGTGGTATGAGTGCGCAAAATGTGCGTTTAAATACAACTGCAAGTAATATTTCGAATGCTAATACAATTAGTTCATCTCAAGACAAAACATACCGAGCACGCCAACCTGTATTTGCTGCTGAGCTTACAAAAGCGTCTGCCTCAGCTAGCAACCCACAGGGCTCCGCAGTTGGTGTTAAAGTGTTGGGCATTGTTGAGAGCAACAAACCACTACAAATTGAATATAACCCTAATCACCCGAGTGCGGATGAAAATGGCTATATCTATAAACCCAACGTTAATGTTGTTGAGGAGATGGCAAATATGATCTCAGCCTCTCGCTCTTACCAAACAAACGTGCAAGTTGCCGATGCAGCGAAGCAAATGTTAAGCAAAACGCTGTTACTTGGGCAGCGATAA
- a CDS encoding CheR family methyltransferase: MNNKDLQQSEYDQFRSFLEQQCGIVLGENKQYLVKSRLAPLMTRFNVESLSQLVSKTLGPHERQLRAAVVDAMTTNETLWFRDQYPFELLKNKLFPEFKDLRRPLKIWSAASSSGQEPYSIAMSVAEFQANQPGVLRMGAQITGTDISNTMLDMCKNADYDALALARGLSAERRKKYFMDSGNGMAKVVDSVRKQVNFRHLNLLDSYALMGKFDIIFCRNVLIYFSPEVKAKIIGQFAQALNPKGYLFLGASESMTGLSNEFDMVRCNPGIIYQKK, encoded by the coding sequence TTGAATAATAAAGATTTGCAGCAAAGTGAATACGACCAATTTCGCTCTTTTTTAGAGCAGCAATGCGGCATTGTACTAGGCGAAAATAAGCAGTATTTAGTAAAAAGCAGACTTGCCCCGCTGATGACTCGCTTTAATGTTGAATCTTTATCACAGTTGGTGAGTAAAACGCTTGGGCCTCATGAGCGTCAATTAAGAGCTGCCGTTGTCGATGCAATGACCACAAACGAAACACTCTGGTTTAGAGATCAATACCCGTTTGAGCTTTTAAAAAATAAGTTATTTCCTGAGTTTAAAGACTTACGCAGACCACTAAAAATTTGGTCTGCCGCCAGTTCATCAGGGCAAGAACCTTATTCTATAGCTATGTCGGTAGCAGAGTTTCAGGCAAATCAGCCAGGTGTGCTGCGCATGGGCGCTCAAATAACAGGCACTGACATCTCAAATACCATGCTCGATATGTGTAAAAACGCAGATTACGATGCACTAGCGCTAGCGCGCGGTTTATCTGCTGAACGTCGTAAAAAATATTTTATGGATAGCGGCAATGGTATGGCAAAAGTTGTCGACTCAGTTAGAAAACAAGTTAATTTTAGGCACTTAAACCTGCTTGATTCTTATGCGTTAATGGGCAAATTTGATATCATTTTTTGCCGTAATGTACTTATTTATTTTTCGCCAGAGGTGAAAGCAAAAATAATAGGTCAATTTGCGCAGGCGCTAAATCCTAAAGGGTACTTATTTTTAGGTGCATCGGAATCAATGACAGGATTAAGCAACGAGTTTGATATGGTTCGTTGTAACCCAGGAATTATCTACCAAAAAAAATAA
- a CDS encoding flagellar hook assembly protein FlgD has product MSNDISTSSSYLDSITWQDTQVATTEEESDALTQEDFFSLLTQQLSYQDPSNPADNDQMIAQMTNFTMAQGITDLNTNFESLASSMTSNSALQASTLVGKQALLESNTLELGESGEAKGSAVAEEAVDNLTIKVTDASGQLVRTIDMGTQAAGAVRFSWDGNNEAGERLPEGEYTITAEGSTNGEFSSLPVATFKNIESVNINGSSGIIINTKEGAVRLTDVAEIA; this is encoded by the coding sequence ATGAGTAACGATATTAGTACCAGTTCATCCTATTTGGACTCTATTACTTGGCAAGACACCCAAGTAGCAACAACGGAAGAAGAAAGTGATGCGTTAACGCAAGAAGACTTCTTCTCTTTGCTAACTCAGCAATTATCGTATCAAGACCCGAGTAATCCGGCTGATAACGATCAGATGATTGCGCAAATGACCAATTTTACCATGGCCCAAGGGATCACCGATTTAAATACTAACTTTGAATCGCTTGCATCTTCTATGACTTCAAACTCAGCCCTGCAAGCATCAACGCTCGTAGGCAAGCAAGCGCTGTTAGAGTCAAATACGCTTGAATTAGGTGAATCTGGTGAGGCAAAAGGGTCTGCAGTTGCCGAAGAGGCAGTAGATAACCTTACTATTAAAGTCACTGATGCTTCAGGTCAATTAGTTAGAACTATCGACATGGGCACACAAGCTGCAGGAGCTGTTCGTTTTAGCTGGGATGGCAATAACGAGGCTGGCGAACGTTTACCTGAGGGTGAATACACCATTACTGCAGAGGGTAGTACCAACGGCGAGTTTTCAAGCTTACCGGTGGCAACATTCAAGAATATTGAAAGCGTTAATATTAACGGCTCAAGCGGCATTATTATTAACACTAAAGAAGGTGCGGTTAGGTTGACGGATGTCGCAGAGATCGCATAA
- the flgB gene encoding flagellar basal body rod protein FlgB, translated as MAISFDKALGVHPHAMLIRSQRAEVLATNIANADTPGYKAKDIDFASAFKAARSTQQSGNTMVTTNENHIAGGTRSVGGSELFRTPNQGDTGDGNSVDIQVERNLYTQNAMEYQASLQFLSSRFKGLNKALGSQG; from the coding sequence ATGGCTATCAGTTTTGATAAAGCATTAGGCGTGCACCCGCATGCAATGTTGATCCGTTCACAGCGGGCAGAAGTACTTGCCACAAATATAGCGAATGCTGATACGCCTGGCTATAAAGCAAAAGATATCGACTTTGCTTCAGCGTTTAAAGCGGCAAGGTCAACGCAGCAAAGCGGCAATACTATGGTTACAACCAATGAAAACCACATTGCCGGTGGTACCCGAAGTGTAGGTGGCTCTGAACTATTTCGTACTCCAAATCAAGGAGATACAGGCGATGGTAACTCTGTAGATATACAGGTGGAACGGAACTTGTATACACAGAATGCGATGGAGTATCAGGCCAGTCTGCAATTTTTAAGTAGTAGGTTTAAAGGCCTGAATAAAGCTCTCGGTAGTCAAGGATAA